A window of Tursiops truncatus isolate mTurTru1 chromosome 8, mTurTru1.mat.Y, whole genome shotgun sequence contains these coding sequences:
- the KCTD21 gene encoding BTB/POZ domain-containing protein KCTD21: MSDPITLNVGGKLYTTSLATLTSFPDSMLGAMFSGKMPTKRDSQGHCFIDRDGKVFRYILNFLRTSHLDLPEDFQEMGLLRREADFYQVQPLIEALQEKEVELSKAEKNAMLNITLNQRVQTVHFTVREAPQIYSLSSSSMEVFNANIFSTSCLFLKLLGSKLFYCSNGNLSSITSHLQDPNHLTLDWVANVEGLPEEEYTKQNLKRLWVVPANKQINSFQVFMEEVLKIALSDGFCIDSSHPHAVDFMNNKIIRLIRYR, encoded by the coding sequence ATGTCTGACCCCATCACACTGAATGTCGGGGGGAAGCTCTATACAACCTCACTGGCAACCTTGACCAGCTTCCCTGACTCCATGCTGGGCGCCATGTTCAGCGGGAAGATGCCCACCAAGAGGGACAGCCAGGGCCACTGCTTCATTGACCGTGACGGCAAAGTGTTCCGCTACATCCTCAACTTCCTGCGAACCTCCCACCTGGACTTGCCCGAAGACTTCCAGGAGATGGGCCTGCTCCGCAGGGAGGCTGACTTCTACCAGGTGCAGCCCCTGATTGAGGCCCTGCAGGAGAAGGAGGTGGAGCTGTCCAAGGCCGAGAAGAATGCCATGCTCAACATCACGCTGAACCAGCGTGTGCAGACGGTCCACTTCACTGTGCGCGAGGCACCCCAGATCTACAGCCTGTCCTCTTCCAGCATGGAGGTCTTCAACGCCAACATCTTCAGCACCTCTTGCCTCTTCCTCAAGCTCCTCGGCTCCAAGCTCTTCTACTGCTCCAATGGCAACCTGTCCTCCATCACCAGCCATTTGCAAGACCCCAACCACCTGACTCTGGACTGGGTGGCCAATGTGGAGGGCCTGCCTGAGGAGGAGTACACCAAGCAGAACCTCAAGAGGCTCTGGGTGGTGCCAGCCAACAAGCAGATCAACAGCTTCCAGGTCTTCATGGAGGAGGTGCTGAAAATTGCGCTGAGTGACGGCTTCTGCATCGATTCTTCTCACCCACACGCTGTGGATTTTATGAACAATAAGATTATTCGATTAATACGGTACAGGTAA